Proteins co-encoded in one Bremerella sp. TYQ1 genomic window:
- a CDS encoding DUF1559 domain-containing protein — MSVSVATSRRTGFTLVELLVVIAIIGILIALLLPAVQQAREAARRMQCTNNMKQIVLAVHNFENTHTHLPRTIVNPDWGDPGTAYQYWGTEILAFLEQGNMKELWDRNYSCWDTENLDVVSNRMPAYECPSAPQARLVEIDTGVEGFSGDYIAVEECVAPNGDYHFSGMASYRSTTSDVSVAPYETFDVKFRDISDGLSNTIFFSEQGGTIDHYVNGKLEEAGSNPGRNSRAAWSYTRRIFLSGFDSDGLTLNYSANAPCMVNCSNHSWAGIYAFHPGGANIALGDGSVRFLPETIQGTTLFALCTRQGGEVVGEF; from the coding sequence ATGTCGGTATCAGTCGCGACATCGCGTCGCACGGGGTTTACCCTCGTGGAGTTATTGGTGGTGATTGCCATCATCGGAATCTTGATTGCTCTTTTATTACCTGCGGTGCAGCAAGCTCGTGAAGCGGCTCGTCGCATGCAGTGCACCAATAACATGAAGCAAATCGTGTTGGCGGTTCACAACTTTGAAAACACGCATACGCATCTTCCGCGAACGATTGTGAACCCCGACTGGGGCGACCCCGGGACGGCGTACCAATACTGGGGAACCGAGATCCTCGCATTCTTGGAACAGGGGAACATGAAAGAGCTGTGGGACCGCAACTACAGCTGCTGGGATACGGAAAATCTGGACGTAGTCAGTAACCGCATGCCCGCCTACGAATGTCCTTCGGCACCGCAGGCTCGATTAGTGGAGATCGACACCGGCGTGGAAGGTTTCAGCGGAGATTACATTGCCGTGGAAGAATGCGTAGCGCCCAATGGCGACTATCACTTTTCCGGAATGGCTTCTTATCGTTCGACCACTTCCGATGTGAGTGTCGCACCGTACGAAACGTTTGACGTGAAGTTCCGCGATATTTCCGACGGTTTGTCGAATACGATTTTCTTCAGCGAACAGGGCGGAACGATCGACCATTACGTGAATGGCAAACTGGAAGAAGCTGGCTCTAACCCCGGGCGTAACTCGCGTGCGGCGTGGTCGTACACGCGGCGTATTTTTCTGAGCGGCTTCGATTCGGATGGTTTGACGTTGAACTACAGTGCCAACGCTCCGTGCATGGTGAATTGCAGCAACCATAGCTGGGCGGGGATTTACGCATTCCATCCTGGCGGAGCGAACATTGCGTTGGGAGATGGTTCGGTGCGGTTCCTGCCGGAAACCATCCAAGGTACGACGTTGTTTGCCCTGTGCACGCGACAGGGGGGAGAAGTGGTCGGTGAATTCTAA
- a CDS encoding M14 family metallopeptidase, with protein MDFSPDDVTARKRFCEAVDCLGWEFEQHAVDAKGPDDRPLEFDVACSQSGDPANVLVVSSGIHGVEAFFGSAVQLALLRHWHEVGAPPVKVVLLHGLNAYGFAWRRRFNEDNVDLNRNFLLPGQAFEGAPDGYAELDSFLNPRRPPARFELFHLKAAWLIATHGMKKLRGAIASGQYDFPLGLFFGGKGPASLQTQLSQILPHLLEGSQQVAHLDFHTGLGASGTWKLLIDYALSDRQREQLASWFGADAFETNQKSDIAYDARGGFWQWCVAQKFAPEYLFSCAEFGTYSPVKVLAGLRAENQAHHWGNSAEAASAKTKLTELFCPASPRWRSQVIQESRWLVDRAIRGLTQPPTDG; from the coding sequence ATGGATTTCTCTCCTGATGACGTGACAGCGCGAAAACGATTTTGTGAGGCGGTCGACTGTCTCGGTTGGGAGTTCGAGCAGCATGCCGTCGACGCCAAAGGGCCAGATGATCGGCCGTTGGAGTTTGATGTTGCCTGTTCTCAATCAGGCGATCCGGCCAACGTGCTTGTCGTTTCGTCCGGTATCCATGGCGTCGAAGCGTTCTTTGGCTCGGCGGTTCAACTTGCTTTGCTTCGGCACTGGCATGAAGTGGGTGCTCCGCCGGTGAAAGTCGTGCTTTTGCATGGTTTGAATGCGTACGGATTTGCCTGGCGCAGGCGATTTAATGAAGACAACGTCGATCTTAACCGCAACTTTCTGCTGCCTGGGCAAGCGTTTGAAGGAGCTCCGGATGGGTATGCCGAACTCGATTCGTTTCTCAATCCTCGGAGGCCGCCAGCTCGTTTTGAGTTGTTTCATTTAAAAGCGGCTTGGTTGATTGCCACGCATGGAATGAAGAAGCTGCGCGGCGCGATCGCGTCGGGGCAATACGATTTTCCCTTGGGGCTTTTCTTCGGCGGCAAGGGACCTGCGAGTTTGCAGACGCAGTTGTCACAGATCTTGCCGCATCTGCTGGAAGGAAGTCAGCAGGTCGCGCATCTCGACTTTCATACCGGACTAGGAGCGAGCGGAACGTGGAAGCTGTTGATCGACTACGCGCTGAGCGACCGTCAGCGGGAACAGCTTGCAAGTTGGTTTGGTGCTGACGCGTTCGAGACTAATCAGAAGAGCGACATTGCCTACGATGCCCGGGGCGGATTCTGGCAGTGGTGCGTCGCGCAGAAGTTTGCTCCGGAGTATCTGTTTAGCTGTGCGGAGTTCGGAACTTATTCGCCGGTGAAAGTACTAGCCGGGCTTCGTGCCGAGAATCAGGCCCATCACTGGGGAAACTCTGCTGAGGCTGCATCGGCAAAGACGAAGCTGACGGAGCTGTTTTGTCCTGCGTCGCCTCGGTGGCGTTCCCAGGTTATTCAAGAGAGTCGTTGGTTGGTCGATCGAGCAATTCGCGGTTTGACCCAACCTCCTACCGATGGCTAG
- a CDS encoding OsmC family protein, whose amino-acid sequence MKIKRRGSVVWSGGLKDGKGALTTESGALSGYPYGFAARFEGQKGSNPEELIAAAHAGCFTMALSKILGEAGLTAEKLETSAVVALEQVDDGFAITTIQLSLTGKVPGATKEQFEELAGKAKAGCPVSKVLNAEISLDVTFES is encoded by the coding sequence ATGAAAATCAAACGACGTGGTTCGGTAGTTTGGAGCGGTGGACTGAAGGATGGCAAAGGGGCCCTGACGACCGAGAGTGGCGCCCTCAGCGGATACCCTTACGGCTTTGCCGCGCGGTTTGAAGGGCAGAAGGGAAGCAATCCCGAGGAATTGATCGCTGCGGCCCACGCTGGCTGCTTCACGATGGCGTTGTCGAAGATTCTCGGCGAAGCGGGGCTGACCGCCGAAAAGCTGGAGACCTCGGCGGTGGTTGCCTTAGAGCAAGTCGACGACGGCTTCGCGATCACGACCATCCAACTGTCGCTGACAGGGAAAGTGCCGGGGGCAACGAAAGAACAGTTTGAAGAACTTGCCGGGAAAGCAAAAGCAGGGTGTCCCGTTTCCAAGGTATTGAACGCGGAAATCTCGCTTGACGTCACCTTCGAGAGCTAA
- a CDS encoding GDSL-type esterase/lipase family protein has protein sequence MTYRIVSFSLLLLFLVAIAPVTSFAQDAKSFDIPETNDGLPGEGPIRRYDWFSNLWKNKRSTWAKQVEKDQGAVVFLGDSITQGWGDQLGGSFGDMKVANRGISGDTTRGMLIRLEEDVLSLNPKAVVMLMGTNDLEEQAEPETVAANAKLIVEALKKHDSEMPIILCKVFPSSETKSRPADKIQKINELYEQLAQGDPQVIALETWLPFANEKGNAKPEEFPDLLHPNKEGYAIWAAALRPIFATLGYLETETDTFEPEPGFESLFNGKDLTGWMFKANPERKGKKTRIAWPVFEEDIVFDGKTESVDGRYQAINGRIAVTTPAEGRRIQQMWTTREFPNDFVLKLEFRATPNADSGVFLRAPQLQCRDYPLAGPYKDLKNYKPQDWNELVVTVQGNKARCTCNGEVLEEAFELPDSGPIGLEGDRGQMEYRRIRVKEMK, from the coding sequence ATGACCTACCGCATTGTTTCGTTCTCGCTGCTGTTGTTATTCCTTGTCGCCATCGCTCCCGTCACGTCGTTCGCCCAAGATGCGAAGAGCTTCGACATTCCTGAAACCAACGATGGTCTTCCTGGGGAAGGGCCGATTCGTCGGTACGATTGGTTCAGCAATCTTTGGAAGAACAAGCGATCGACGTGGGCCAAACAGGTAGAAAAAGACCAAGGGGCCGTTGTGTTCCTGGGCGATTCGATCACCCAAGGCTGGGGCGATCAACTCGGCGGCAGTTTTGGTGATATGAAAGTCGCCAATCGAGGCATCAGTGGCGATACGACTCGCGGCATGCTAATTCGTCTCGAGGAAGATGTCCTTTCGCTGAATCCTAAAGCAGTCGTGATGCTGATGGGGACCAACGACTTGGAAGAACAAGCCGAGCCAGAAACAGTCGCCGCCAACGCCAAGTTAATTGTCGAAGCGCTGAAGAAGCATGATTCAGAGATGCCGATCATCTTGTGCAAGGTTTTCCCCAGTTCCGAAACCAAAAGCCGCCCTGCAGATAAGATCCAAAAGATCAACGAACTTTACGAACAACTTGCCCAGGGCGACCCCCAGGTAATTGCCCTGGAAACCTGGCTTCCTTTCGCCAACGAAAAAGGGAACGCCAAGCCAGAAGAGTTCCCTGATTTGTTGCACCCGAATAAAGAAGGCTATGCCATCTGGGCCGCGGCTCTCCGTCCGATCTTTGCTACGCTTGGCTATTTGGAAACTGAAACCGATACGTTTGAACCTGAGCCTGGTTTCGAGAGCCTGTTCAACGGCAAAGATTTGACTGGATGGATGTTCAAAGCCAATCCCGAACGCAAAGGAAAGAAGACGCGCATTGCCTGGCCAGTGTTTGAAGAGGACATTGTCTTTGATGGCAAGACCGAAAGCGTCGACGGGCGTTACCAGGCCATCAACGGTCGCATTGCGGTTACGACACCTGCCGAAGGGCGTCGCATCCAACAAATGTGGACCACGCGTGAGTTCCCGAACGACTTTGTCTTGAAGCTTGAATTCCGCGCGACGCCCAACGCCGACAGTGGCGTCTTCCTGCGAGCTCCACAGCTACAATGTCGCGACTATCCCTTGGCCGGGCCCTACAAAGACCTGAAGAATTACAAGCCACAAGATTGGAACGAATTGGTCGTAACCGTCCAAGGAAACAAAGCCCGCTGCACATGCAACGGCGAAGTCTTGGAAGAAGCGTTCGAGCTGCCCGATTCTGGACCGATTGGCCTGGAAGGGGATCGCGGACAAATGGAATATCGCCGCATTCGAGTCAAAGAAATGAAGTAA